One genomic segment of Fundulus heteroclitus isolate FHET01 chromosome 10, MU-UCD_Fhet_4.1, whole genome shotgun sequence includes these proteins:
- the LOC105928241 gene encoding E3 ubiquitin-protein ligase TRIM21 produces the protein MATSANLMSEEHLLCPICLGVFNKPVTTPCGHNFCRSCIMTYWDTTPVCLCPICKEEFVIRPNLKVNTFMADVLSEFMSLHVTDVPTQRSAGGQQAASGSEVQCDSCSSRAVKSCLDCVTSFCDGDLEPHYRAPELKRHTLVEPLARLGDKVCRTHHRLMMLFCRNDNSVLCDFCASFQHAGHDVVSVQRGYDDKTRRLGEAEAQVQRMIRERRQKVQSTRGSLVQSRTETEGVVENATGGLTELVSEIQKTQEELLKVVEEKQKAAEEQAEGLFTDMEREISGLEVTAKELEELRGVKDQVCFLQRFPHQSLQPHTMDLSTCSFNRHLEVQHLRKSVRNAISQLRGVLGKLNEDVNRFSNSADASNEVTLRYMQQYAVNVALDPDTAHPMLSLSSDGKQVRYNVGVGLWENQVLKPTRFTQHLAVVGRRGFSCCRFYFEVHVGKKTEWCLGVATASLQRSGDLVRSPGCGLWAIWFLLDKFETFSSPGVSVYAGKAEQVGVFVDSVAGQVSFFDVVTAAHIYSFTDCLFTEALYPYFNPCDNEYGSNLDPMIIVPVPSAE, from the coding sequence ATGGCAACCAGTGCAAATCTCATGAGCGAGGAGCACTTGCTCTGTCCCATCTGTCTTGGCGTCTTCAATAAACCAGTGACCACTCCTTGTGGACACAACTTCTGCCGGTCCTGTATTATGACCTACTGGGACACCACACCTGTCTGCCTGTGTCCGATCTGTAAGGAAGAGTTTGTAATCAGGCCTAACCTCAAGGTGAACACCTTCATGGCAGACGTGTTGTCAGAGTTCATGTCCCTTCACGTGACAGACGTCCCCACCCAGCGGTCAGCAGGTGGGCAGCAGGCCGCCTCCGGCAGCGAGGTGCAGTGTGACAGCTGTAGCAGCCGCGCTGTGAAATCCTGTCTGGACTGTGTCACCTCATTCTGCGACGGCGACCTAGAGCCGCACTACAGAGCTCCCGAACTGAAGAGGCACACGCTGGTCGAACCTCTGGCGCGTCTGGGGGACAAGGTCTGCAGGACGCATCACCGGCTCATGATGCTGTTCTGCAGGAACGACAACTCGGTGCTCTGTGACTTCTGCGCCAGCTTTCAACACGCCGGCCACGACGTGGTTTCCGTGCAGAGGGGATACGACGATAAGACGCGCCGGCTGGGGGAAGCGGAGGCGCAGGTGCAGCGGATGATCCGGGAGAGGAGGCAGAAGGTCCAAAGCACGAGGGGGTCACTGGTACAAAGCAGGACGGAGACAGAAGGCGTGGTCGAAAACGCCACCGGGGGCCTAACGGAGTTGGTGTCTGAGATCCAGAAGACCCAGGAGGAGCTCTTAAAGGTGGTCGAGGAGAAGCAGAAGGCAGCAGAGGAACAGGCGGAGGGGTTATTTACAGACATGGAGAGGGAGATTTCTGGTTTGGAGGTGACGGcgaaggagctggaggagctaAGGGGGGTTAAAGACCAGGTGTGTTTCCTGCAGAGGTTCCCTCACCAGTCCCTCCAGCCACACACCATGGACCTGTCCACATGCAGCTTCAACAGGCACCTGGAGGTGCAGCACTTGCGTAAATCGGTGAGAAACGCAATATCCCAGCTGCGGGGGGTACTGGGGAAACTGAACGAGGAcgtcaacagattctccaacAGCGCAGACGCGTCGAACGAGGTGACGCTCCGGTACATGCAGCAGTACGCGGTGAACGTGGCGCTGGATCCCGACACGGCTCACCCCATGCTCAGCCTGTCCTCTGACGGGAAGCAGGTGCGGTACAACGTGGGCGTGGGTCTGTGGGAGAACCAGGTCCTCAAGCCCACCAGGTTCACTCAGCATCTCGCCGTGGTGGGACGGAGAGGCTTCTCTTGCTGCAGGTTTTACTTCGAGGTTCACGTGGGCAAGAAGACCGAGTGGTGTCTGGGCGTGGCAACGGCGTCGCTCCAAAGGAGCGGGGATTTGGTCCGGAGTCCCGGCTGCGGACTCTGGGCCATCTGGTTCCTGTTGGACAAGTTTGAAACCTTCAGCTCCCCGGGCGTATCGGTGTACGCAGGGAAAGCGGAGCAAGTCGGGGTTTTCGTTGACTCCGTCGCAGGTCAGGTGTCGTTCTTTGACGTCGTCACAGCGGCTCACATTTACTCCTTTACTGATTGTTTGTTTACCGAGGCGCTCTATCCGTACTTCAATCCCTGCGATAATGAGTACGGTTCAAATCTGGATCCAATGATCATTGTTCCTGTTCCTTCTGCAGAATGA